A single Sander lucioperca isolate FBNREF2018 chromosome 24, SLUC_FBN_1.2, whole genome shotgun sequence DNA region contains:
- the LOC116040303 gene encoding trace amine-associated receptor 13c-like: protein MEVEDGAQLCFPQFPNTSCRKPLSPWPETVTIMLYSISLITVALNLLIIISISHFRQLHTPTNILLLSLAVSDLLVGLVLMPVEVLRKTSCWFLGDLVCSMYSYFSVIITAASVVDIVLISVDRYVAICDPLHYTTKVTGRRVKIVVCLCWLYSVFYCFIFVKDDPTDIGRTNSCYGECVMYTNYIPEVVDLVLIFLVPVTVIITLYLRVFAVAVSQARAMRSHITAVTLQLSVTPKAKKSELKAARTLGVLVLVFLICFCPYYCFFIAGDNLLSALSASFVIYLYYLNSCLNPVIYALFYPWFRKAVKLIVTLQILQPGSCETNMM, encoded by the exons ATGGAGGTTGAGGACGGAGCCCAGCTCTGCTTTCCACAGTTCCCAAACACCTCCTGCAGGAAGCCCTTGTCTCCTTGGCCTGAAACAGTTACCATTATGCTGTACTCCATCTCTCTGATCACTGTGGCTCTCAACCTGCTCATCATCATCTCTATCTCCCACTTCAG gcagctccacacacccaccaacatcctcctcctctctctggctgtctcaGACCTTCTAGTGGGCCTCGTGCTGATGCCTGTAGAAGTTCTCAGAAAAACATCCTGCTGGTTTCTTGGTGACCTTGTGTGTTCTATGTATAGTTATTTTTCAGTCATCATTACCGCAGCCTCAGTAGTTGACATAGTGCTCATATCAGTGGACCGCTATGTGGCTATTTGTGACCCTCTGCATTACACCACTAAAGTCACCGGGAGAAGAGTTAAAATcgttgtttgtctgtgttggcTCTATTCTGTTTTCTACtgctttatttttgtaaagGATGACCCGACTGATATAGGAAGGACTAATTCCTGCTACGGAGAGTGTGTGATGTACACAAACTATATTCCAGAAGTTGTTGATCTGGTTTTGATCTTTCTTGTTCCAGTTACTGTCATCATAACTCTGTATCTGAGAGTATTTGCCGTGGCTGTGTCTCAGGCTCGTGCCATGCGCTCTCACATTACAGCTGTCACACTCCAGCTTTCAGTGACTCCAAAGGCAAAGAAATCAGAGCTGAAAGCAGCCAGGACTCTTGGTGTTCTTGTACTTGTGTTTCTAATATGTTTCTGCCCATATTACTGTTTCTTTATTGCAGGAGACAACTTGCTCAGTGCCTTATCTGCATCCTTTGTAATCTATCTGTATTATTTAAACTCTTGTCTAAACCCTGTGATCTATGCCTTGTTTTACCCCTGGTTTAGAAAAGCAGTTAAACTCATTGTTACTCTTCAGATACTGCAGCCTGGCTCCTGTGAGACCAACATGATGTAG